Genomic DNA from Mus caroli chromosome 8, CAROLI_EIJ_v1.1, whole genome shotgun sequence:
GGACTGCCCCGTGAACTGCTGCCACTGCGGCTTTCAGGTCCTGTGCGGGAGGCTCCTGAGGCTCAGAGGCACTACGCCAGCCCCCGGACCCACTGGCACTGCCCACCAGGTCCAGAAGGTGGGCTACGGTGGTGCTCACGCCTTGCTGCAGCCGAGCCAGGGACTCCACAGcaacctccagttccaggggctcccgGCCTGGCACCACCACCTCCAAGGAAGATGCCGATTGGCTGCTGCGTGTGCTGCCCGTGCTAGAGGCCGACAGGCGCTTGCCATCCGTTGGGGCCTCTCGCTCGGCTGGTGGGGGCACAGCATACACACCATCGTCAATTACACTCCCATCAGCCACCTCAGGAGGGAGCCCCCGCTCACGAGGCACATCATACAGTGTTCCAGGGCCAGGCCGCCGCAAACCCGGGGGCACATCATAGAGGTCGGGAGCAGGGGGAGGCACATCATATACATCCTCAGCTGGTGGGGAGTCCGGAGGAGGTGCAGCAAGGATCAGTGGGTGTCGGGTGGGATCAAAGGGCTTGGGCTTGGCGAAGGCAGGAGGTACATCATAGGTCTCCTCACGCAGCAGCGGGCCATCGGGCACATCCTTGCTCACAGAAGGAGGAACATCATACACCTAGGGGACCAAGTACTGGTTAAGGCCTTTGTCCATCTGTCCAGCGATGGAACCGAACGTGAGACGCAGCTGGTGCAAACATTGAGCATGAGTCGGAGCTACAATGACTATGTCTAGAGTCTAGCTCTGGGCTAGATGACTAATTCATTCTCTGTGCCTGGCTGTTCATCTAAAAGATGGGAAACTCCCCCACAGTATGAGGGCTGTCTGTGTTAGGTGTAGTGTCCACCTCTTACCTGCGGACATACAGGAGAGACTTGCTACCATACTGCCAACACTGCCTCTGCCATTCTCACCACATCACCTGGCCTCGCAGGAACTGACGGACTTCCTGTTCTGTAGCAAGCACTTAGCTGGGCTTGGTGTTATAGTCCACTCGGCTCTTAAGACAACTCTACATGACTACTGGTCCCCTTTCACATCCCAAGTGTCCTAGTTTGGAAGACAGATTTTGTGGTCTCCTTGCTCATTCCTCTCAGAGCATGTAAAATGATaaggcctggcaatgggccattGAGGCATAGAAGGGcaactttctttttaaacttaatttatgtattgtatgtgtatgtctatgcaccacacacatgcctggtgccaaGAGGTCAGAAAGAAGCACTGGACCACCGGGGACTGCAGTTACAGAGAACAGCCAGACActgtatggatgctgggaactgaccctggGGCTTCaagaagagcaaacagtgctttgaccacggaaccatctctacagcctgGGCATTCATCTGTCCCTAGAGCAAGTAAGAGCAGAGCCAGGGTCTGCAGACAGCAGCCCAAGCCCCGTGCATACGCTCAGCCTCGCCCTCGGCCTCAGCATCAGTGATCCTTACCGAATGATGGCTGGACGGCAGCAGGCCTTTCTCCACACTAGGGGGCACGTCATACACATCCAACAATGGGTCTCGGCCATTGGGACCTTTCACTGCCATAGGGGGGGTGTCATATACCTGGAGGGCACAAAAGaaggcacagtgacacactgtcAGGGGCACCTGGTCTAGTGGATAAAGTGGGTCCCCAGAAACCTAGAAACCTACCTTAGGTGCCTAGGCTGTGGCTGCTGTGCTACGCAGGCCTTGGCTAGGCTGAGAAAATGCAGCTCCCAGAGCAAGGCCCAGTCCCCACCCTCTCCCATGCCTCTGATCCCCAATGCTTACCTCCTGGCCATACTGGTTAGGAAGCAGTCCTCGAACAGGGGGCACGTCATAGATGTCCTGGGGACCTGGGGCTAGCAGGTGGCGCGGGGTGTCGTACTCATCCTGTTCCGTCTGAGCGGCATCATACACATAGCCCTGTCCCACTCGCGTAGGAACCACCACCTGGGAACAAACAGCCGGCTGTTGTCCCTCTGGCCCTAGGATCCACCCACAGGCCCTCAGGAGATCCCTAGAGAGGTGGGTCAGGTGGCTCTGCAAGGGTGGGCGTCGAGGCCCTGCTTCTCATTCCCTGGGAGCTCCCTTTCTGCAGTGAAATGCAGGGTTTGTGAAATGATAATGACACCCCTAGGTGTTGTTCAGAGCTCCCTGGTTCTGGGCCACGAAACAGGGATATGTTGGATATCTATGGTTGGATAACCCAGTAGATTCCACAGGATAGGGTGCAAGTATGGTTACACACAGTAAACAAGATGGAACAGGAAGGGTACAAAGGCCTGGCTCCAGAGGCAATGCCAGCAGGCAAGGGGCAGCCTGCACTGGAGTCCTGAGCACAGCAGGACCCATGTCAGGGCTGCTGTGTCATATGACCTGTTAGCTGCCCTGCCCCAGAAAGTTCTGCTCAGCACGAGAATGACCTAACCATCATCACCTCtagactctggaggcagagaatgCTGCTGCAGTTGTAGCAAGCAGCCTTCCCTTGCTCACAGCATACTTAGTGGGACGAAAAGACACACAGGGCTAGAATATAAGGTCAGCTACATGGCAAAGGGATTCTAAGTGGAACCACAACCCTATGCTCTCTGTCCCCACACCCATGGCTGCCTTGCCCACCTGAAAGGGTAAGCCCTCAGTGGGAATCACTGGTCAGAGAGAGCCAGCCGCTTCCTCCCCAGGGCCTTGACCCTTGGATCCATGGCAAAGCTATGGCTCTGTATGGAGAAGAAGCAGGGTCAGGAGGTATACTCAGGGATGCTCATACACTAACCTCAGACCATGCTGTCCCCTGACAGCAGCATTCAGCCTGGTAGGGATGGAAATGGGCCAGGCAGCCTCCCCCCACAAGATTCTCCAGGCAGGCTCAGGGTAACCTCCCCCACGGGGCTCCCTGCTCAGCCTTCTCCACAGAAaggccttttgttttctaatcaaAGGGGATGTCTGGGACAGGGCTGACTCagggcctccacacacacaccctgcctccTTCAGGCTTGACATCCTAGAAGCCAACTGAAGCTTCGGCAGGCACACCAGTGCCATCTCcctgttcccagcccccacacggCACAGGGGCACTCAGCAGACCCAGACCTGACAACCTCCCAGGCAGCACATTTGAGCTAGGCAGTTGACATTCAGGCCAGCTGGGCTTCTTTCTGGGCTCCCCTGGCAGACAGCCTGGCAGGCTGGTGTATGCGCCACTGTAGCAGCTTCAGGGTCTCCTGTGTGGGGTGTCCCCAGCCACCAATAACAGGGCCTAGGGGCGGAGTTGCAGCTGCCTCTCCAGAGTCACCTCCCTGCTCAGGCCCCAGCCTTGAGTCCCCTCCAGGGTTATTTTTAGATGTTGGAACCTGCCCATGGCAGAGCAGACTGGAGCTGGAGGGACGTGGCAGGTTAGAGAAGCCTGTGGCAAGGCCTGAGGCTTCTCTAGGCCCAAAGCTTCCTAGGTGGGAATTCAAACCCCAAAGGGGCAGACAGCGCACCTCTCAGAGGCAAGCCAGCAGCACCCCTGCCTTGCCAGCAGCCATCCGGGCCTTGTGTAGTCAGAGCTGCAAGCCCAGGCCAGAGGCTCTCACCTCAGCCCCCAGTGGTTAGTCTAACGGCAAAGGGAGCTCCTATTCCTACACCCGAGTCAGGTGACAGTCAGCAGCTATGTTGGCTAGCTAACATTTTTCTGTTAGGAATTTTCTGTTAGCAAAGGTTTCGCTACTGCTCGacagagaaagcagggaagaagAGCAGCTCATTAGGGAAATGGATTCATCAGAGAGCTCCTGAGCCCTGCTAATCACTGCTCCACTGCTCTCTGCACCTGATGCCCCATTAGCAGGCCCTggagggaggacagagacagacacacagacagacagacagaacgcATGttaggctgggctggagagagctgtttttctttctagccTATACCTCCCCACAAGTTTGAAGGAAGAGGGAGACTGAACCCAGAAGCACACCCCAGCTTGTTGGTTCTAAATGGGGATGAAACTTCCCGAGTAGCCCTGACTCTACAGGGGCCAAGGCAGGAATCCAAGCAGCAGGAGTCAAGTAGGGGGAACAAAGACAAGAGGAGTCTCTCTTGGCTGTTCATTCTGGGTTGGGGCCCCACCCCTCCAGACAGTTTGGCTGCTTATCTTTCCCACTGCAAAACGGACAACATCTCCTGAGCGCGCGCCAGCTGCTGGCTTGGTTGCTCACACTCTATCCCTCCGCTGGGAATGGAGTGCCAAAGGGACATCATGGGGCCTGACAAGTGCCTACCTGGCTGAGCATCAccgccctctgctggccaggaGGTGCTGCTTCCCAGACAGATACACCTTAGTTACTTGTGTTTCTCTCCCCTGGCAAGCGTAGTTCctgacccagaaatgttccttCAAAAGTGGCCTTGCAGACAGATGACTTCCCTGCATGTTTAGGCTCTGTCCCTCAGCCTTTGGCAGAGGCTCCTGGGGATTCTGGACCTCGCTTCCTCCACCTACACAGCAGATGGCCACCTGCTTTCTAGCTGGTATCAATTAGGTTTTCACCTTGGCCCTCTGTGGCTTTGAAGACAAAGGCTCAGTGCCATAACTGAGCATGCACGAGGCCAATGTCTCAGCAGACATAGGTGGCTCTGGACGAGACATCATCAGAACACGAAACTGCCTTAGCTGAGCATGTGCTGCTGTGCCCACCACAGTCGGCTGCCTCCACCAGAGCCTCTGGGGCATGATCCTCCGTTCTCATTTAGTCCCTTTAAGTGACATACACCAGACAAGGTTCACACCTCGCCTCCCAGGCGGCCGAGTGGGACAAAAGCAACGGAGTGACATAACTACCCTCAAGACGGCGCCTTAGGAAGTGGGCAGTCTCTCTGGTCCCAGTCTGCTGCCTCTAATGCAATTTCCAAGAGGAGATGCCTTGCCCTTCTCAGCTCTCCCTGTGCTGTCACGCTGATGCTTTTCCTGGCCCACCCACAGGCTTAATGTTCACATCATATTTCCACTCACACCAGAGTAAGCTGACCTCAACGTGAGCTGTGCAGGCTCCTCCTCCCGAGCTCCTCCCCTTCAGGTTTGGCTATCAGGCCCTGAGAGAGACTGTCTGGGCTGGTGGCTCTGGCCTTTCCTGCTTGCTTGGAACACAGGGCACTTCTTCATACCTCTAGACCTGTCTCCGGCTTGTAACCTGTGACTAACCTTTTCCATTTCAGGGCAGCCTACTGaagacttcctcctcctctatggCCACCTTGGTGTCCCTACTCACCCACCTGCATCAGATAAATGGAGACATTTGTCCAGATACCTCCCTCCTGGGCCTCAGACCAAATACATAATGATACTAGAATGTGGGCACTGTGGTGGCCAGGTCCCTAGACTGACCCCAGGGGTTTCAGCTGTGCCAAGGTGGCCTTACCTTTGCCGGTGGCTTTGTTCCCTCCCAGCTGCGCGTGTCCAGAGATGGAGGAACTTGGTAGATGTCATGCCCTATGCCAGCGGAAGGTGGCACCTGATAAATGTCCTGGGCTGGACTTCCAGGCCCTGGGGGCACCTGGTAAAGGTCCGTGGCTGGGCTGGGAAATGAGTGATGAGGTGTTTGCTTAGAGAATGTGGATGTCTGCTTGGCTGGGGGTGACTGGAACTGTGGGTTGGGCCCAGGGGCTTGGTAGAGACCTTGCTGAGTCTTGCTGGGAGTGGGTACCAGGTACACATTGTCAGACTGGGGCTGGTATGCAGTGGGGAGCATGGGACTGTACTGGGAAGCTGGAGGTACCGGAGCATGGACGCCCTGGGGaaggctgggctggggctggggtggggtggcaggtggGCCTGGTCCAGGTCCTGCTGGCTTCTTGTCATACATGCCAACCAGAATCTTGAGGCGGTTACCAGGCACAATGCCCTGGCGCCCATGCAGTGAGCAGAGCCACCAGCCATCCAGGCCCTGAGTATCCCGCTCTAGCACTGTCATGATGTCACCCTTTCGGAAGGAGAGCTCATCCGGGGATTCAGCAACATTGTCATAGAGGGCTTTGGCCAGCACGTTCTGGGGAGAGAAGACACAGGTGGTCATGAAGGTAGGACGGGCACAGGTCTCACCAGCTCCACCCACTCCAGAAATCAGTTGGCACCAGTTTTGGCTTTCAAAGGGGACTTGGTCACATCTGGCAATAGCAGGGGACCTTTGTCCTGTCCATCATCAGGAGCAAAGTGGAGTTGACCCCAGTGCATCTTTCAGCTGAGCTGGGGCCCCTCCAATGTGCAAAGGCAGCACCTGCCATCAGCACTCCAGAGATGGCCTCAATATGTTACTAAAAATCAtccctggagaggtggctcagcaggtaaaagggaGCCTCCTGCTATGGTGGAGGAGCTGACGTTGGTCTTCAGCATTaacagtggatgctcacagcccaggtccaggggacccaacacacTCTTCAGGACTCTGTAGGCACCTGTACTCACGCATATATGCAGACacatcatacacaccacacattttttaaataaaataaaatctttaaaatattcctgAGTTCTGAAGTCGTGTGACAGTCTATACCAGACAGGTTAAGAATATGACAATTCAGCCACTAGGCTGCCAATGTACACAGCTCAGTAGAGTTGAGAAACAaactgacaaaacaaaaaacaaaacaacaaaaaacccacccagtttcctttcttttcttttttttttttttaaaaaaggctgaTCTTGAACCATGAGCCTTGTGCCTCAGCCTCTTTNNNNNNNNNNNNNNNNNNNNNNNNNNNNNNNNNNNNNNNNNNNNNNNNNNNNNNNNNNNNNNNNNNNNNNNNNNNNNNNNNNNNNNNNNNNNNNNNNNNNNNNNNNNNNNNNNNNNNNNNNNNNNNNNNNNNNNNNNNNNNNNNNNNNNNNNNNNNNNNNNNNNNNNNNNNNNNNNNNNNNNNNNNNNNNNNNNNNNNNNNNNNNNNNNNNNNNNNNNNNNNNNNNNNNNNNNNNNNNNNNNNNNNNNNNNNNNNNNNNNNNNNNNNNNNNNNNNNNNNNNNNNNNNNNNNNNNNNNNNNNNNNNNNNNNNNNNNNNNNNNNNNNNNNNNNNNNNNNNNNNNNNNNNNNNNNNNNNNNNNNNNNNNNNNNNNNNNNNNNNNNNNNNNNNNNNNNNNNNNNNNNNNNNNNNNNNNNNNNNNNNNNNNNNNNNNNNNNNNNNNNNNNNNNNNNNNNNNNNNNNNNNNNNNNNNNNNNNNNNNNNNNNNNNNNNNNNNNNNNNNNNNNNNNNNNNNNNNNNNNNNNNNNNNNNNNNNNNNNNNNNNNNNNNNNNNNNNNNNNNNNNNNNNNNNNNNNNNNNNNNNNNNNNNNNNNNNNNNNNNNNNNNNNNNNNNNNNNNNNNNNNNNNNNNNNNNNNNNNNNNNNNNNNNNNNNNNNNNNNNNNNNNNNNNNNNNNNNNNNNNNNNNNNNNNNNNNNNNNNNNNNNNNNNNNNNNNNNNNNNNNNNNNNNNNNNNNNN
This window encodes:
- the Bcar1 gene encoding breast cancer anti-estrogen resistance protein 1 isoform X2, producing MTVPNVLAKALYDNVAESPDELSFRKGDIMTVLERDTQGLDGWWLCSLHGRQGIVPGNRLKILVGMYDKKPAGPGPGPPATPPQPQPSLPQGVHAPVPPASQYSPMLPTAYQPQSDNVYLVPTPSKTQQGLYQAPGPNPQFQSPPAKQTSTFSKQTPHHSFPSPATDLYQVPPGPGSPAQDIYQVPPSAGIGHDIYQVPPSLDTRSWEGTKPPAKVVVPTRVGQGYVYDAAQTEQDEYDTPRHLLAPGPQDIYDVPPVRGLLPNQYGQEVYDTPPMAVKGPNGRDPLLDVYDVPPSVEKGLLPSSHHSVYDVPPSVSKDVPDGPLLREETYDVPPAFAKPKPFDPTRHPLILAAPPPDSPPAEDVYDVPPPAPDLYDVPPGLRRPGPGTLYDVPRERGLPPEVADGSVIDDGVYAVPPPAEREAPTDGKRLSASSTGSTRSSQSASSLEVVVPGREPLELEVAVESLARLQQGVSTTVAHLLDLVGSASGSGGWRSASEPQEPPAQDLKAAVAAVHGAVHELLEFARGAVSNATHTSDRTLHAKLSRQLQKMEDVYQTLVVHGQVLDSGRGSPGFTPEDLDRLVACSRAVPEDAKQLASFLHGNASLLFRRTKAPGPGPEGSSSLHPNPTDKASSIQSRPLPSPPKFTSQDSPDGQYENSEGGWMEDYDYVHLQGKEEFEKTQKELLERGNIMRQGKGQLELQQLKQFERLEQEVSRPIDHDLANWTPAQPLVPGRTGGLGPSDRQLLLFYLEQCEANLTTLTDAVDAFFTAVATNQPPKIFVAHSKFVILSAHKLVFIGDTLSRQAKAADVRSQVTHYSNLLCDLLRGIVATTKAAALQYPSPSAAQDMVDRVKELGHSTQQFRRVLGQLAAA
- the Bcar1 gene encoding breast cancer anti-estrogen resistance protein 1 isoform X3, with product MKYLNVLAKALYDNVAESPDELSFRKGDIMTVLERDTQGLDGWWLCSLHGRQGIVPGNRLKILVGMYDKKPAGPGPGPPATPPQPQPSLPQGVHAPVPPASQYSPMLPTAYQPQSDNVYLVPTPSKTQQGLYQAPGPNPQFQSPPAKQTSTFSKQTPHHSFPSPATDLYQVPPGPGSPAQDIYQVPPSAGIGHDIYQVPPSLDTRSWEGTKPPAKVVVPTRVGQGYVYDAAQTEQDEYDTPRHLLAPGPQDIYDVPPVRGLLPNQYGQEVYDTPPMAVKGPNGRDPLLDVYDVPPSVEKGLLPSSHHSVYDVPPSVSKDVPDGPLLREETYDVPPAFAKPKPFDPTRHPLILAAPPPDSPPAEDVYDVPPPAPDLYDVPPGLRRPGPGTLYDVPRERGLPPEVADGSVIDDGVYAVPPPAEREAPTDGKRLSASSTGSTRSSQSASSLEVVVPGREPLELEVAVESLARLQQGVSTTVAHLLDLVGSASGSGGWRSASEPQEPPAQDLKAAVAAVHGAVHELLEFARGAVSNATHTSDRTLHAKLSRQLQKMEDVYQTLVVHGQVLDSGRGSPGFTPEDLDRLVACSRAVPEDAKQLASFLHGNASLLFRRTKAPGPGPEGSSSLHPNPTDKASSIQSRPLPSPPKFTSQDSPDGQYENSEGGWMEDYDYVHLQGKEEFEKTQKELLERGNIMRQGKGQLELQQLKQFERLEQEVSRPIDHDLANWTPAQPLVPGRTGGLGPSDRQLLLFYLEQCEANLTTLTDAVDAFFTAVATNQPPKIFVAHSKFVILSAHKLVFIGDTLSRQAKAADVRSQVTHYSNLLCDLLRGIVATTKAAALQYPSPSAAQDMVDRVKELGHSTQQFRRVLGQLAAA
- the Bcar1 gene encoding breast cancer anti-estrogen resistance protein 1 isoform X1, with the protein product MDRRRSELPSKGPGPLWPHSFCVLLYPLLVEASASSSPRRAKTSENVLAKALYDNVAESPDELSFRKGDIMTVLERDTQGLDGWWLCSLHGRQGIVPGNRLKILVGMYDKKPAGPGPGPPATPPQPQPSLPQGVHAPVPPASQYSPMLPTAYQPQSDNVYLVPTPSKTQQGLYQAPGPNPQFQSPPAKQTSTFSKQTPHHSFPSPATDLYQVPPGPGSPAQDIYQVPPSAGIGHDIYQVPPSLDTRSWEGTKPPAKVVVPTRVGQGYVYDAAQTEQDEYDTPRHLLAPGPQDIYDVPPVRGLLPNQYGQEVYDTPPMAVKGPNGRDPLLDVYDVPPSVEKGLLPSSHHSVYDVPPSVSKDVPDGPLLREETYDVPPAFAKPKPFDPTRHPLILAAPPPDSPPAEDVYDVPPPAPDLYDVPPGLRRPGPGTLYDVPRERGLPPEVADGSVIDDGVYAVPPPAEREAPTDGKRLSASSTGSTRSSQSASSLEVVVPGREPLELEVAVESLARLQQGVSTTVAHLLDLVGSASGSGGWRSASEPQEPPAQDLKAAVAAVHGAVHELLEFARGAVSNATHTSDRTLHAKLSRQLQKMEDVYQTLVVHGQVLDSGRGSPGFTPEDLDRLVACSRAVPEDAKQLASFLHGNASLLFRRTKAPGPGPEGSSSLHPNPTDKASSIQSRPLPSPPKFTSQDSPDGQYENSEGGWMEDYDYVHLQGKEEFEKTQKELLERGNIMRQGKGQLELQQLKQFERLEQEVSRPIDHDLANWTPAQPLVPGRTGGLGPSDRQLLLFYLEQCEANLTTLTDAVDAFFTAVATNQPPKIFVAHSKFVILSAHKLVFIGDTLSRQAKAADVRSQVTHYSNLLCDLLRGIVATTKAAALQYPSPSAAQDMVDRVKELGHSTQQFRRVLGQLAAA